A single region of the Thermoplasmata archaeon genome encodes:
- a CDS encoding GNAT family N-acetyltransferase has protein sequence MDLTFRDVVARSEDYDYVADLYDFSFPQKEQEKLENMLMVSETPLGKFAVILDGETRVGLLYLMVRGDLVFIYYLAVDPGLRGKGYGSEVLNMVRAMYPGYRFSLNAEAPQETANNNEQRLQRISFYEMNGFRDTGMRTTWDGVTYAMMTSGGEVSTYEIGEMFKAAEKISKR, from the coding sequence ATGGACCTGACCTTTAGGGATGTCGTCGCTAGATCGGAGGATTACGATTACGTTGCTGATCTCTATGATTTCTCGTTCCCGCAGAAAGAGCAAGAGAAATTGGAGAATATGCTGATGGTTTCGGAGACACCCTTGGGAAAGTTCGCAGTTATACTGGATGGGGAAACGAGAGTAGGGCTTCTCTATCTGATGGTCCGCGGAGATCTCGTCTTCATCTACTATCTGGCGGTGGATCCCGGGTTGAGGGGGAAAGGATACGGTTCCGAGGTCCTCAATATGGTCAGGGCCATGTATCCTGGGTACAGATTCTCTCTGAATGCGGAAGCGCCTCAGGAAACGGCCAACAATAACGAGCAGCGTCTTCAGAGGATATCATTCTATGAGATGAACGGGTTCAGAGATACCGGTATGAGAACGACCTGGGACGGTGTGACGTATGCCATGATGACATCGGGAGGGGAAGTCAGCACCTATGAGATCGGAGAGATGTTCAAGGCGGCGGAGAAGATCTCAAAACGTTGA
- a CDS encoding CBS domain-containing protein, translating into MPEDKPLVGEYMVRNVQTLDPNMTVRQAMDRIINSEFHGFPVAENGYLLGFVTAKELLRFIDQPNARIRSIMKRGTFCAIPSMTIADATRILFRYGLRNLPVIDEERRLIGIISNLDIVRSQIEKSRPNKVMTVKKFLEEQNGIKLKVVNKDVEVDRVIPTQKEVYMDELVGRQYELKRGMIEPLIVVERRNGYIVVDGHHRILAAKKMGMKTYKAIVLVPNDYDTKLGLEKTAERWGLKSLNDVSIIEGTKHPFMEVTTMLLPSEETDALTKKLIDRDAH; encoded by the coding sequence ATGCCAGAGGATAAGCCATTGGTCGGAGAGTACATGGTCCGTAACGTTCAGACCCTGGACCCTAATATGACAGTCAGGCAGGCAATGGATAGGATAATCAATTCGGAATTCCACGGATTCCCTGTTGCCGAGAACGGTTATCTTCTGGGTTTTGTGACAGCCAAGGAGCTGTTACGCTTCATAGACCAGCCCAACGCAAGGATCCGCAGCATCATGAAGAGGGGTACATTCTGCGCCATCCCTTCCATGACCATCGCGGATGCGACGCGTATCCTTTTCAGGTACGGTTTGCGGAATCTGCCTGTGATCGATGAAGAGAGAAGGCTCATCGGTATCATCTCCAATCTCGATATCGTCAGGTCGCAGATCGAGAAATCCAGGCCCAACAAGGTCATGACGGTCAAGAAGTTCCTCGAGGAACAGAACGGAATCAAACTGAAGGTCGTCAACAAGGATGTGGAGGTCGACCGTGTCATCCCCACTCAGAAGGAGGTCTACATGGATGAGCTCGTGGGTCGCCAGTACGAACTGAAGAGAGGAATGATCGAGCCTTTGATCGTCGTCGAGAGGAGGAACGGTTACATCGTCGTCGACGGACACCACAGGATATTAGCGGCCAAGAAGATGGGAATGAAGACCTACAAGGCGATTGTCCTCGTCCCTAACGATTATGATACCAAGCTCGGTCTAGAGAAGACTGCCGAGAGATGGGGGCTCAAGTCACTGAACGATGTGAGTATCATCGAGGGTACCAAACATCCGTTCATGGAGGTCACCACGATGCTCCTCCCCAGCGAGGAGACCGACGCCCTTACAAAGAAGCTTATCGACCGTGATGCTCACTGA
- a CDS encoding TIGR04076 family protein produces the protein MTTIRITAVRKVCHKDLMELYENPIQHTCDVEEGQEFISIDGQKPADLCDSAWGSMEYFVRELAAGRGNFYDGWMKDPRSAMISCNDGFRPVSFYIEVIDQ, from the coding sequence ATGACTACTATCAGGATCACGGCGGTCAGGAAGGTCTGCCACAAGGATCTTATGGAACTCTACGAGAATCCGATCCAGCACACATGCGATGTCGAAGAGGGCCAGGAATTCATATCAATAGACGGTCAGAAGCCTGCAGACCTGTGCGACAGCGCATGGGGCTCGATGGAATACTTCGTGAGGGAACTGGCGGCAGGAAGAGGCAACTTCTACGACGGATGGATGAAGGACCCCAGGTCCGCAATGATATCCTGCAACGACGGGTTCAGGCCAGTCAGCTTCTATATCGAAGTGATAGATCAGTGA
- the ppsA gene encoding phosphoenolpyruvate synthase has protein sequence MDKKIVDVNELHVEDVPFVGGKGANLGELTNAGFPVPEAFVLTTVAYDYFLSKSNIFSKINKELEGIDRNSDDSLVAASDRIRALFDGCEIPADLKKEILTKYKMLFPKGKIGFVAVRSSATAEDLPDASFAGQQETYLNVKDEEDLYDKIRKCWSSLFTARAIAYREKQGYKHEDVKLAVVVQRMVNSEFSGIMFTVDPNSGAKQIVIEGGYGLGEAIVGGEVTPDTYIVDKQKMDIIKKRISTQTWKYIRGKNGGVEKKDMPKDKVKVQKIADERILEIAEIGRQIEIHYNKPMDMEWCIEDNKAYIVQARPITATGNSVTNETVGDSVSSDAIVASGLGASPGLATGKVVIYDTSMSLDVIKEGDVLVTKMTMPDMVPAMSRAAGIITDEGGMTCHAAIISRELGTPCVVGTGNATECLSNGMEVTVDGTTGNVYKGIIAKKGDSSASAESVGGSVCAEFVPITGTKVMVNMSMPAKADEISKLPCDGVGLMRIEFLFTNYVGEHPCAFLAEGREQELIDKLADGISKVTRAFYPRPIVLRTSDFKTNEYHDMKGGADYEPNEDNPMIGWRGCSRYVSESYRDAFMCELKAIKKVRDEMGFKNLNMMLPFVRTIEEVKEITAMMESIGLKRSKDFKLYFMAEVPVIIFMADEFCKYCDAFSIGSNDLTQLTMGCDRDSDILGHMGYFDERNEGVKRAIRHLIKVAHANGKYVSICGQGPSVYPEFTEFLVEEGIDGISLNPDTFYKTKRIIASAEQKIMLRDLRMLREKL, from the coding sequence ATGGATAAGAAAATTGTCGATGTAAACGAACTGCATGTCGAAGATGTTCCCTTCGTAGGAGGAAAGGGAGCAAACCTCGGAGAGCTCACGAACGCCGGCTTCCCTGTGCCTGAGGCATTCGTCCTCACCACGGTCGCCTATGATTACTTCCTTTCTAAGAGCAACATCTTCTCGAAGATCAACAAGGAGCTCGAGGGTATCGATAGAAACTCTGACGACAGCCTTGTCGCGGCCTCTGACAGGATCAGGGCACTTTTCGACGGGTGCGAGATACCTGCAGACCTGAAGAAAGAGATCCTCACCAAATACAAGATGCTCTTCCCCAAGGGAAAGATCGGATTCGTGGCCGTAAGGTCCAGCGCTACAGCTGAGGACCTTCCCGACGCCAGTTTCGCAGGACAGCAGGAGACCTACCTCAACGTCAAGGATGAGGAGGACCTGTACGACAAGATCAGGAAGTGCTGGTCATCCCTCTTCACAGCAAGGGCGATCGCGTACCGTGAGAAGCAGGGCTACAAACACGAGGACGTAAAACTCGCAGTCGTTGTCCAGAGGATGGTCAACTCCGAATTCTCGGGAATCATGTTCACGGTGGACCCCAACAGCGGTGCGAAGCAGATCGTCATCGAGGGAGGCTACGGTCTCGGAGAGGCAATAGTCGGAGGAGAGGTCACACCCGATACCTACATCGTCGACAAGCAGAAGATGGACATCATCAAGAAGAGGATATCCACACAGACATGGAAGTACATCCGCGGAAAGAACGGCGGTGTCGAGAAGAAGGACATGCCCAAGGACAAGGTCAAGGTCCAGAAGATCGCGGACGAACGCATACTCGAGATCGCGGAGATCGGACGCCAGATCGAGATCCACTACAACAAGCCCATGGACATGGAATGGTGCATCGAGGACAACAAGGCATACATCGTCCAGGCCAGACCTATCACCGCCACCGGAAACTCGGTCACGAACGAGACCGTCGGCGATTCAGTATCAAGCGACGCCATCGTCGCATCGGGATTGGGAGCAAGTCCCGGTCTCGCAACCGGAAAGGTCGTCATCTACGACACATCGATGAGTCTCGACGTCATCAAAGAGGGAGACGTCCTGGTCACCAAGATGACAATGCCCGATATGGTCCCCGCCATGAGCAGGGCCGCGGGAATCATCACCGACGAGGGAGGAATGACCTGCCACGCAGCGATCATCTCAAGGGAATTGGGAACACCTTGTGTCGTCGGTACCGGAAACGCGACGGAGTGCCTCTCCAACGGAATGGAGGTCACCGTCGACGGAACCACCGGAAACGTATACAAGGGAATCATCGCCAAGAAGGGAGACTCCTCCGCCTCTGCGGAATCCGTAGGCGGATCGGTCTGTGCGGAATTCGTCCCGATCACAGGAACGAAGGTCATGGTCAACATGTCCATGCCTGCCAAGGCCGACGAGATCTCCAAGCTCCCCTGCGACGGAGTCGGACTCATGAGGATCGAGTTCCTCTTCACCAACTACGTCGGAGAGCACCCCTGCGCATTCCTCGCAGAGGGCAGAGAGCAGGAACTCATCGACAAGCTCGCAGACGGAATCTCCAAGGTCACAAGGGCATTCTACCCCAGGCCCATCGTCCTCAGGACATCGGACTTCAAAACCAACGAGTACCACGACATGAAGGGCGGAGCGGACTACGAGCCCAACGAGGACAACCCCATGATCGGATGGAGAGGCTGCTCCAGATACGTCTCTGAGAGCTACCGCGACGCGTTCATGTGCGAACTGAAGGCCATCAAGAAGGTCAGGGACGAGATGGGATTCAAGAACCTCAACATGATGCTCCCGTTCGTCAGGACCATCGAAGAGGTCAAAGAGATCACAGCGATGATGGAATCCATCGGACTCAAGAGATCCAAGGACTTCAAGCTGTACTTCATGGCAGAAGTGCCTGTCATCATCTTCATGGCGGACGAGTTCTGCAAGTACTGTGACGCATTCTCCATCGGATCGAACGACCTCACGCAGCTCACCATGGGATGCGACAGAGATTCCGATATCCTCGGCCACATGGGATACTTCGACGAGAGGAATGAGGGGGTTAAGAGGGCGATCAGACACCTCATCAAGGTCGCACACGCCAACGGAAAGTACGTCAGCATCTGCGGACAGGGACCTTCCGTGTACCCTGAGTTCACAGAATTCCTTGTCGAAGAGGGAATCGACGGAATCTCGTTGAACCCCGACACCTTCTACAAGACCAAGAGGATCATCGCGTCCGCTGAGCAGAAGATTATGCTCAGGGACCTGAGGATGCTCAGAGAGAAACTCTGA
- a CDS encoding pyruvate synthase yields MDIEICWHGRGGQGVVTANEILAETAILAGKYVKAFPEFGPERMGAPIRAFTRISENPIRIHSQVYEPDIVVIMDGTLVGKVDVTRGAKKDTIVVANYAGSPKELQEALATDIECHTLDAQKIAIEEIGKPMVNTVMLGALVKCSSLVGYDHLEDQITSKFTGKLPDKVILKNLSALKRGYQEVQ; encoded by the coding sequence ATGGATATCGAAATTTGTTGGCACGGCAGAGGAGGACAGGGAGTCGTCACTGCTAACGAGATCCTAGCCGAGACCGCTATATTGGCAGGGAAGTACGTCAAAGCCTTCCCCGAGTTCGGTCCGGAGAGAATGGGAGCGCCCATCAGGGCATTCACGAGAATATCGGAGAACCCCATCAGAATACACAGTCAGGTTTACGAGCCCGATATCGTCGTCATCATGGACGGCACATTGGTCGGAAAGGTGGACGTCACCAGAGGCGCCAAGAAGGACACCATCGTCGTGGCGAACTACGCAGGTTCACCCAAAGAGCTCCAGGAAGCACTGGCTACGGATATCGAATGCCACACACTGGATGCACAGAAGATCGCAATCGAGGAGATTGGAAAGCCTATGGTGAACACCGTCATGCTGGGGGCACTCGTTAAGTGCTCATCGCTGGTCGGATACGACCACCTCGAGGATCAGATAACATCCAAGTTCACCGGCAAGCTGCCGGACAAAGTGATTCTCAAGAACCTCTCTGCATTGAAGAGAGGATATCAGGAGGTGCAGTGA
- a CDS encoding 4Fe-4S dicluster domain-containing protein, with protein MVMASISDLVVGGRIIKPGNSEQFNTGDWRTYVPVVDQDKCIDCGQCWIYCPDNSVVFREGHMSGFKLTHCKGCGICSKVCPKEAIIMKEE; from the coding sequence ATGGTAATGGCAAGCATCAGTGACCTCGTAGTAGGAGGACGCATCATCAAACCCGGGAACTCCGAGCAGTTCAACACCGGAGACTGGAGAACGTACGTGCCTGTCGTGGACCAGGACAAATGCATCGACTGCGGTCAGTGCTGGATCTACTGCCCCGACAACAGCGTCGTGTTCAGAGAGGGACACATGAGCGGATTCAAGCTCACCCACTGTAAGGGATGCGGAATCTGTTCCAAGGTCTGCCCCAAGGAAGCTATCATCATGAAGGAGGAGTGA
- the porA gene encoding pyruvate ferredoxin oxidoreductase — protein sequence MVQDIAINGDNAIALAWKQIDPDVCAAYPITPQTIIVEKFAEYVANAEVSTEFVCVESEHSALTLCTSSASAGARTFTATASQGLAYMWEMLPITAAMRVPLIMAVANRAVSGPININNDHGDAMAARDCGWLMLFSENVQEAYDMSIVAPKIAENVDVQLPCMVNLDGFVLTHAIERMTTLDTQVIRDFVGEHRPLYPLLDVKHPVSHGNMDGPDFYYPHKYQSVIAMQKALGVCEDVFKQFKEISGREYHLVEEYKCDDAEYIAIILGSSFGTMKATVDLLREKGLKVGCAMPRVFRPWPAEALAKVMAGKKGVVVFDKHLSIGAYGPMFPEVTAAASDLDKMPKMYNVIYGLGGADATVAGFEKSFEAVVNGSAEKIHYLGVRL from the coding sequence ATGGTCCAGGATATCGCAATCAATGGAGACAACGCCATCGCACTCGCATGGAAGCAGATCGACCCCGATGTGTGTGCTGCATACCCCATCACCCCTCAGACCATCATCGTGGAGAAGTTCGCAGAGTATGTCGCGAACGCCGAGGTCAGCACCGAGTTCGTATGCGTGGAGTCCGAGCACTCCGCTCTCACCCTCTGTACGTCGTCAGCATCCGCAGGAGCGAGGACATTCACCGCCACCGCATCCCAGGGACTGGCCTACATGTGGGAGATGCTGCCCATTACAGCAGCCATGAGGGTACCGCTCATTATGGCCGTAGCCAACAGGGCCGTCAGCGGACCCATCAACATCAACAACGATCACGGAGACGCAATGGCCGCACGCGACTGCGGATGGCTCATGCTGTTCTCAGAGAATGTCCAGGAGGCATACGACATGTCCATCGTGGCACCCAAGATCGCAGAGAACGTCGACGTCCAGCTGCCCTGCATGGTCAACCTGGACGGATTCGTCCTGACCCACGCGATCGAGAGGATGACCACCCTCGACACCCAGGTCATCAGGGATTTCGTCGGAGAGCACAGGCCCCTGTACCCTCTGCTTGACGTGAAGCACCCCGTTTCCCACGGAAACATGGATGGTCCAGACTTTTACTACCCTCACAAATACCAGTCAGTCATCGCAATGCAGAAGGCACTGGGAGTCTGTGAGGATGTGTTCAAGCAGTTCAAGGAGATCTCCGGAAGGGAGTACCATCTCGTAGAGGAGTACAAGTGCGATGATGCAGAATACATCGCGATTATCCTCGGTTCCTCATTCGGAACCATGAAGGCGACCGTCGACCTCCTTCGCGAGAAGGGACTCAAGGTCGGCTGCGCCATGCCCCGTGTGTTCAGGCCCTGGCCCGCAGAGGCGTTGGCCAAAGTGATGGCAGGAAAGAAGGGTGTAGTCGTCTTCGACAAGCACCTGAGCATCGGAGCCTACGGGCCCATGTTCCCTGAGGTCACCGCAGCAGCTTCCGATCTGGACAAGATGCCCAAGATGTACAATGTCATCTACGGACTCGGAGGAGCGGATGCGACCGTCGCGGGATTCGAGAAGTCCTTCGAGGCGGTGGTCAACGGTTCTGCCGAGAAGATCCACTATCTGGGGGTGAGGCTTTGA
- a CDS encoding pyruvate ferredoxin oxidoreductase (catalyzes the formation of acetyl-CoA from pyruvate and coenzyme A), with protein MTSLAIKDLQKLPVRLTSGHRLCAGCAESIIAKQILMGSEDEIVVSLSTGCFEVSTTVFPYTSWNVPYVHTAFGNGAATCAGVETAYNALKKKGKINENVNFVNFAGDGATYDIGLQALSGAMERGHRMVYVCLNNEAYMNTGIQRSSATTIGAQTTTSWPGSVSAGKKEFSKDLTAIMVAHNIPYVAQVSPHNWRDTVQKAQKAFSCGGPAFVNALSPCPRGWRFASDQTIAMAKLGVETCVWPLFEVVNGKYELTGESARIAAGKAEKKPIMDWITSQGRYKHLLQDKNAPVIEQMQAEVDRRWNRLIKLTELD; from the coding sequence TTGACCTCTCTTGCAATCAAGGACCTGCAGAAGCTGCCCGTGAGGCTGACCAGCGGTCACAGGCTGTGCGCAGGATGTGCCGAATCAATCATCGCCAAGCAGATCCTGATGGGATCGGAGGATGAGATTGTCGTCTCCCTGTCCACCGGATGCTTCGAGGTTTCGACCACGGTGTTCCCGTACACCTCATGGAACGTCCCCTATGTGCACACTGCCTTCGGAAACGGAGCAGCCACCTGTGCCGGAGTGGAGACCGCCTACAACGCACTGAAGAAGAAGGGAAAGATCAACGAGAACGTCAACTTCGTCAACTTCGCAGGAGACGGAGCAACCTACGACATCGGACTCCAGGCATTGTCCGGAGCGATGGAGAGGGGACACAGGATGGTCTATGTCTGTCTCAACAACGAGGCATACATGAACACCGGTATCCAGAGATCCTCTGCGACCACCATCGGAGCCCAGACCACCACATCATGGCCAGGAAGCGTGTCCGCAGGAAAGAAGGAGTTCTCCAAGGACCTGACCGCCATCATGGTGGCGCACAACATCCCGTATGTCGCCCAGGTATCGCCTCACAACTGGAGGGACACCGTCCAGAAGGCACAGAAGGCATTCTCTTGCGGAGGACCTGCGTTCGTCAACGCATTGTCGCCCTGCCCCAGGGGATGGAGGTTCGCATCCGATCAGACCATCGCCATGGCCAAGCTCGGTGTCGAGACCTGTGTATGGCCTCTGTTCGAGGTCGTCAACGGCAAGTACGAGCTCACTGGAGAGAGCGCTAGGATCGCAGCAGGAAAGGCTGAGAAGAAGCCTATCATGGACTGGATCACCTCTCAGGGAAGGTACAAGCACCTTCTGCAGGACAAGAACGCTCCTGTCATCGAGCAGATGCAGGCAGAGGTCGACAGAAGGTGGAACAGACTCATCAAGCTCACCGAGCTCGATTGA
- a CDS encoding acyltransferase, producing the protein MTNSSERLSSVDTLKGMLIISIVFVHIVIVRLDALLSGADAAGTDILSDEPAGAGSLVIQALYLGLMAFFIISGYFYRPGRGFIGNMKKRLPQLVLIPAICAVTLPIITYMIMAVSGKAPGFEDLLTAFQWGFGLNGVFSPYDSFSVHPMCGGCIGYYYIWAMIWGFLIFYALADHVYNDWRKTVAAIVMLIIVTLLLKELLPVKLPMYAQLGPIAAAFMLAGMAASKYGLIEKIEGFSPLSGKNWAVFLGSLIIVIVLVAVFPPETDFSGMSFGDYGGYSVFTYFVEATAMFIVLLHVALLFSHRIGISWAFSTAGRHSLGILLLHGSLATMMIVPFYDLPNSDWFPDEMGLAPSLIVAVLSIVLSIIICVVAWKVLERIIQNINSRPA; encoded by the coding sequence ATGACCAACAGTTCCGAGCGGTTATCGTCCGTGGACACTCTGAAAGGTATGCTCATCATAAGCATAGTCTTTGTCCATATAGTGATAGTTCGCTTGGATGCACTTCTGAGCGGAGCGGATGCGGCCGGAACCGATATTCTGAGTGACGAACCGGCCGGTGCGGGATCGTTGGTTATACAGGCGCTTTACCTCGGATTGATGGCGTTCTTCATCATATCAGGATATTTCTACAGGCCTGGTCGCGGGTTTATAGGGAATATGAAGAAGCGCCTGCCTCAGCTGGTTTTAATTCCTGCGATTTGTGCCGTTACACTGCCGATCATCACGTACATGATAATGGCGGTCTCCGGCAAGGCACCGGGTTTTGAAGACCTACTCACGGCATTCCAATGGGGATTCGGACTGAACGGCGTTTTCTCACCTTATGATAGTTTTTCTGTACATCCGATGTGCGGAGGATGCATCGGATACTACTACATCTGGGCGATGATCTGGGGATTCCTCATATTCTATGCTTTGGCCGATCATGTATACAATGACTGGAGGAAGACCGTCGCGGCCATAGTTATGCTCATCATCGTCACGTTGCTCTTGAAAGAGCTCCTTCCCGTGAAGCTCCCGATGTACGCGCAGTTGGGTCCGATTGCAGCCGCTTTCATGCTGGCCGGCATGGCCGCCAGCAAGTACGGTCTCATTGAGAAGATAGAGGGCTTCAGTCCATTATCCGGCAAGAACTGGGCGGTGTTCCTGGGGTCTTTGATCATTGTCATCGTCCTTGTGGCCGTATTCCCGCCGGAAACCGATTTTTCCGGCATGAGTTTCGGGGATTATGGAGGGTATTCTGTTTTCACCTACTTCGTGGAAGCCACGGCGATGTTCATCGTCCTGCTTCATGTTGCGCTGCTATTCTCACACAGGATCGGAATCAGCTGGGCATTTAGTACAGCAGGTAGGCACAGCCTCGGAATATTGTTGTTGCACGGTTCTCTGGCCACTATGATGATAGTTCCGTTCTACGACCTCCCTAACAGCGATTGGTTCCCTGACGAGATGGGTCTGGCCCCCAGCCTGATCGTTGCGGTGCTGTCAATCGTCCTAAGCATCATAATCTGTGTGGTCGCTTGGAAGGTATTGGAGCGCATTATTCAGAACATCAACTCGCGGCCGGCATAA
- a CDS encoding DUF92 domain-containing protein, whose translation MPQRFSSSTNKCHIVKNCVLTYPFIYIDGIGPLMDTILMMTIEVIITAILSVEVYKLHCLSKDGAIAALIVGVLMAVFGSVHSFFIMTFFVIVSFFATMRDIDKKIAMGLQEGQFGERKWRNVAAVSFPPVLITIVHFFQPMDETLYVIAFLTSITVAAADTIASEIGVKDPNVYMITTLKRTTPGINGGISKLGTLTSTIVAFIVAALGWVVMTGTLDLLLFIPFIFGIFGNFLDSLFGAWFENRGLISKYTNNWSTELISAILAGAVYYFFLMPAAS comes from the coding sequence ATGCCACAGAGATTCTCGAGCAGTACCAATAAGTGCCACATAGTCAAGAATTGCGTTCTAACATACCCCTTTATCTATATTGACGGTATCGGCCCTTTGATGGACACCATATTGATGATGACAATCGAGGTCATCATAACAGCTATCCTTTCTGTGGAGGTTTACAAGCTCCACTGCCTGTCCAAGGACGGGGCGATAGCTGCGCTTATAGTCGGTGTCCTGATGGCGGTCTTCGGATCCGTCCATTCATTCTTCATAATGACATTCTTCGTCATCGTGAGTTTCTTTGCGACCATGAGGGATATAGACAAAAAGATCGCCATGGGGCTGCAGGAAGGACAGTTCGGAGAACGTAAATGGAGGAATGTTGCCGCAGTATCATTCCCTCCGGTCCTGATCACGATCGTACACTTCTTCCAGCCCATGGATGAGACGCTGTATGTGATCGCATTCCTCACCAGCATAACCGTTGCCGCAGCGGATACGATCGCCAGCGAGATCGGTGTGAAGGATCCGAACGTGTACATGATAACGACGCTGAAGAGAACGACCCCCGGAATCAACGGAGGCATTTCTAAACTCGGTACGCTGACATCGACTATCGTAGCATTCATCGTCGCTGCTTTAGGATGGGTGGTCATGACAGGTACCTTGGACCTGTTGTTGTTCATCCCGTTCATATTCGGTATATTCGGTAATTTCCTGGACAGCCTCTTCGGAGCTTGGTTCGAGAACAGAGGACTCATATCGAAGTACACGAACAACTGGTCCACCGAATTGATTTCCGCAATACTTGCCGGTGCAGTGTACTACTTCTTCCTTATGCCGGCCGCGAGTTGA
- a CDS encoding dephospho-CoA kinase, with translation MKILLVTGMPGAGKEELLNVARSMDIPFLRMGDIVREFHQTSGAAEQGLSVGQVANGEREKHGKDIWAKRAIERMSGDIFLVDGCRSLDEVYSYKGLSKEVYIIGVHAPRIIRYDRLVARGRDDAPKNIEEFDERDNRELGWGLGSVIALSDILIVNDSDLDSFKKKVKEELEALR, from the coding sequence ATGAAGATCCTTCTCGTTACCGGAATGCCTGGCGCAGGCAAGGAGGAATTGCTCAACGTGGCCCGTTCCATGGATATACCGTTCCTTAGGATGGGCGACATCGTCAGAGAATTCCATCAGACATCTGGAGCTGCGGAACAGGGCCTTTCAGTAGGACAGGTCGCCAACGGCGAGAGGGAGAAGCACGGTAAGGACATCTGGGCCAAGAGGGCTATAGAGAGGATGTCCGGAGACATATTCCTCGTGGACGGATGCAGGAGCCTGGACGAGGTCTATTCCTACAAGGGCCTCAGCAAAGAGGTCTACATAATAGGCGTACATGCGCCCCGCATTATACGCTACGACAGACTCGTGGCGAGAGGACGCGATGATGCGCCCAAGAACATTGAAGAATTCGATGAACGCGACAACAGGGAGCTGGGATGGGGCCTTGGAAGCGTCATAGCACTTTCCGATATCCTCATCGTTAACGATTCCGACCTTGATTCCTTCAAGAAGAAAGTAAAGGAAGAGCTGGAGGCCCTCAGGTGA
- a CDS encoding aspartate carbamoyltransferase regulatory subunit, with product MEDQNPIKEVRLTPIRNGTVIDHIACGQALNVVKILGINENNIYSSISIGVHVSSKALGWKDIIKIEDVEIDQKKSEQIALVAPDATISIVRDFYVAEKYKVVLGDHVTGLAKCTNPNCITNKGEPILPEFEVTSKYPVQLKCCYCEKVVNHISDNLL from the coding sequence ATGGAAGATCAGAACCCTATCAAGGAGGTTAGGCTAACACCGATCCGCAACGGTACCGTGATAGACCATATTGCATGCGGGCAGGCACTGAATGTCGTTAAGATCCTGGGAATCAACGAGAACAACATCTACTCATCCATCAGCATAGGGGTGCATGTAAGCTCGAAGGCACTCGGCTGGAAGGACATCATCAAGATTGAGGACGTGGAGATCGACCAGAAGAAATCCGAACAGATCGCCCTGGTCGCACCAGATGCGACGATCTCAATCGTCAGGGACTTCTATGTCGCTGAGAAGTACAAGGTGGTCCTGGGAGACCATGTGACCGGTCTTGCAAAATGCACCAACCCCAACTGCATCACCAACAAGGGAGAACCCATTCTCCCGGAGTTCGAGGTCACCTCCAAGTACCCCGTCCAGCTGAAATGCTGCTACTGCGAGAAGGTCGTGAACCATATCTCGGACAACCTTCTGTGA